A stretch of the Denticeps clupeoides chromosome 6, fDenClu1.1, whole genome shotgun sequence genome encodes the following:
- the LOC114792950 gene encoding derlin-2 — translation MHFPARSLSLLVLNKAEQASARTPAEGPGSPSAAASVKMAYQTFQQEYLQIPVVTRAYTTACVLTTAAVQLEIITPFQLYFNPDLILNRYQVWRLITNFLFFGPVGFNFLFNMIFLYRYCRMLEEGSFRGRTADFVFMFLFGGLLMTIFGTFVSLVFLGQAFTIMLVYVWSRRNPNVRMNFFGLLNFQAPFLPWVLMGFSLLLGNSIIVDLLGIAVGHVYFFLEDVFPNQPGGSRWLKTPSILKMLFDTPEEDANYNPLPEDRPGGFAWGEGQRLGG, via the exons TTAAATAAAGCTGAGCAGGCATCTGCGCGGACGCCCGCTGAAGGACCCGGAAGCCCCTCGGCCGCCGCCTCGGTAAAGATGGCGTACCAGACCTTCCAGCAGGAGTACCTGCAGATTCCCGTGGTGACCAGGGCGTACACCACCGCCTGCGTGCTGACCACGGCCGCCGTG CAACTGGAGATCATCACCCCGTTCCAGCTCTACTTCAATCCGGACCTGATCCTCAACCGTTACCAG GTATGGCGTCTCATCACCAACTTCTTGTTCTTCGGCCCGGTGGGCTTCAACTTCTTGTTCAACATGATCTTCTT GTACCGTTACTGCCGGATGCTCGAGGAAGGTTCCTTCAGGGGCCGGACGGCTGACTTTGTCTTCATGTTCCTGTTCGGCGGTCTCCTCATGACC ATATTTGGAACTTTTGTGAGTCTGGTTTTCCTGGGCCAGGCGTTTACCATCATGCTGGTGTACGTCTGGAGCAGACGCAACCCCAACGTGCGCATGAACTTCTTCGGCCTGCTCAATTTCCAAGCCCCCTTCCTGCCGTGGGTGCTCATGGGCTTCTCGCTGCTCTTGGGCAACTCCATCATAGTGGATCTCCTGG GCATCGCCGTGGGACACGTGTACTTCTTCCTGGAGGACGTCTTCCCCAACCAGCCAGGTGGCAGCAGGTGGCTGAAGACCCCCTCCATTCT CAAGATGCTGTTCGACACCCCGGAGGAAGACGCCAACTACAACCCTCTCCCAGAGGACCGGCCCGGCGGCTTCGCTTGGGGAGAAGGCCAGCGTCTGGGGGGCTAA